A genome region from Bacteroidota bacterium includes the following:
- a CDS encoding class I SAM-dependent methyltransferase, which produces MKTRISNFLRQLGILYYTDKIRFYLHYIKKSKERRNFKKENPQIQLPPSYLIYESFNLNYYKYYFDGKSSAIWLLDHLKQYHELKNLNILDWGCGPARIIRHLPELLERSCSIYGTDYNPKTIAWNRKMLTGINFNLNDTNPPLPYVENSFDIVYGISIFTHLTEHLHYEWFNELTRITKNNGIIFLTLHGNVFKSKLTPFEQKIFDKGNLLIKGNTKIGHRTFTAFHPVSFVKKLIGNHQILEHIEGEIKNGRPQQDVWIIKVTK; this is translated from the coding sequence ATGAAAACAAGAATTTCAAATTTTTTAAGACAATTAGGCATACTATATTATACCGATAAAATAAGGTTTTACCTGCATTATATAAAAAAAAGTAAAGAAAGAAGAAACTTTAAAAAAGAAAACCCTCAAATTCAACTTCCCCCTTCTTACCTCATTTATGAATCATTTAATCTTAATTATTATAAATATTACTTTGATGGCAAAAGTTCTGCAATTTGGTTACTTGACCATCTTAAGCAGTACCATGAGTTAAAAAATTTAAATATTTTAGACTGGGGATGTGGTCCAGCCCGCATTATCCGACATCTACCGGAATTACTGGAAAGATCCTGCTCAATATATGGTACTGACTATAATCCAAAAACTATTGCATGGAACAGAAAAATGCTGACTGGTATTAATTTTAACTTAAACGATACTAATCCTCCTCTTCCTTATGTAGAAAATTCGTTTGATATAGTTTATGGTATCTCAATATTTACTCATCTTACAGAACATTTACACTATGAATGGTTTAATGAGCTGACCAGAATAACCAAAAATAATGGTATTATTTTTCTCACATTACACGGTAATGTTTTTAAATCAAAATTAACTCCATTCGAACAAAAAATATTTGATAAAGGGAATTTACTAATTAAAGGGAATACTAAAATTGGGCATAGAACTTTTACAGCCTTTCATCCGGTATCTTTTGTTAAAAAATTAATTGGAAACCATCAAATACTTGAGCATATTGAAGGTGAGATAAAAAATGGAAGACCTCAACAAGATGTATGGATTATTAAAGTAACAAAATAA